One Alkalinema sp. FACHB-956 DNA segment encodes these proteins:
- a CDS encoding DnaJ domain-containing protein, translating to MATATQSRKKKAPSKTEKSLNSLIQNEIARLSEMHGISQSELESFAQFVIANYRKIDKRPKPLKMTELKQAIFNQFSVTNLTELRKSGSFQLATSSLGKLDLSKIAGWEILYRKLIGVLPHEVNEQGYGCINGINIFNYDMPWQAFGLNPQTATTEQIKSAYRDLSRIYHPDNRETGDAKIFDRLTIFYKSLTETF from the coding sequence ATGGCTACTGCTACCCAGTCTCGCAAGAAAAAAGCACCTAGCAAAACCGAGAAATCTCTCAATAGCTTGATCCAGAATGAGATTGCTCGTCTCTCAGAAATGCACGGCATTAGCCAATCTGAGCTAGAAAGTTTTGCACAGTTTGTCATTGCCAACTATCGCAAGATCGACAAGCGACCAAAGCCGTTAAAAATGACAGAGCTTAAGCAGGCTATTTTCAACCAGTTCAGTGTCACTAATTTAACGGAACTCCGAAAATCAGGGTCTTTTCAACTGGCAACCAGTAGTTTAGGTAAACTGGATCTCTCTAAAATTGCAGGCTGGGAAATCTTATATCGGAAACTCATTGGTGTGCTCCCCCATGAAGTGAATGAACAGGGTTATGGGTGCATCAACGGAATCAATATTTTCAACTATGACATGCCCTGGCAAGCCTTTGGTTTAAATCCCCAAACAGCCACTACGGAACAAATCAAATCTGCATATCGAGATCTCAGCAGAATTTACCATCCTGATAATCGGGAAACGGGGGATGCCAAGATTTTCGATAGACTCACTATTTTCTATAAGAGCCTCACGGAGACTTTCTAG
- a CDS encoding geranylgeranyl reductase family protein: MQTYDVVVCGAGPAGAMAAAEAARSGLKVALLEKQVLPRHKTCGGGMPMTIQQFLWDLAPEAFVESNVTHMRHTWEFDDPYLGAINPEGVSHQLSLWMVQRSIFDQALAQRAVRAGAELRDGLAVRSLIPEADGVVVRAQGIKTGAEFTAKARYVIGADGANGVVVKATQLRQKRSIAIALEVEHPHTWGTGHADLRPEVVHLEYGAVKQGYAWIFPKGDHLNVGAGLFRPGKLDPRKDPTVRAELQQTICDYLTTMGVAYDRSQLRFHGHPLPTWSGKEPLHEGRILLVGDAAGLVNPLFGDGILHAVKSGHIAGQCLAEDAAQAYTQRIHREFAGNFDAALALAKVFYQWPGICYKYGVKYERSTRLATQLLCDDLHFTEMTERAMNRLKRSVGNHFFPAWNES, from the coding sequence ATGCAAACCTATGACGTGGTGGTGTGTGGTGCTGGGCCTGCGGGGGCCATGGCCGCAGCGGAAGCGGCCCGATCGGGTCTCAAGGTGGCTCTGCTGGAAAAACAAGTCTTACCGCGTCACAAAACCTGTGGGGGCGGAATGCCGATGACGATCCAACAGTTTCTGTGGGATCTGGCACCGGAAGCGTTTGTGGAATCAAATGTGACCCATATGCGCCACACCTGGGAGTTTGATGATCCCTACCTGGGGGCTATCAATCCAGAAGGCGTTTCCCACCAACTATCGCTCTGGATGGTGCAACGATCGATTTTTGACCAGGCTTTGGCGCAACGGGCTGTGCGGGCTGGGGCGGAGCTGCGCGATGGCTTGGCGGTACGATCGCTGATTCCAGAGGCCGATGGCGTCGTGGTTCGAGCCCAGGGGATTAAAACGGGGGCGGAATTTACAGCCAAGGCCCGCTATGTGATTGGAGCCGATGGAGCCAATGGCGTTGTGGTCAAAGCCACCCAACTGCGCCAAAAACGATCGATCGCGATCGCCCTAGAGGTCGAGCATCCCCACACGTGGGGCACTGGTCATGCCGATCTGCGGCCTGAGGTGGTGCATTTGGAATATGGGGCGGTGAAACAGGGCTATGCCTGGATTTTTCCGAAGGGAGATCACCTCAATGTAGGGGCGGGGTTATTTCGACCGGGTAAGCTGGATCCTCGCAAAGACCCCACAGTCCGGGCAGAATTGCAGCAGACGATTTGTGACTATCTAACCACGATGGGGGTTGCCTACGATCGATCCCAATTGCGCTTCCACGGTCATCCGTTGCCCACTTGGTCAGGCAAGGAGCCACTGCATGAAGGCCGGATTCTCTTGGTGGGCGATGCCGCAGGTTTGGTGAATCCCCTCTTTGGGGATGGCATTTTGCACGCGGTCAAAAGTGGACATATTGCGGGTCAATGTTTGGCCGAAGATGCGGCACAAGCGTATACCCAGCGCATCCATCGAGAATTTGCGGGGAATTTTGATGCGGCCTTGGCCTTGGCTAAGGTCTTTTATCAATGGCCAGGAATTTGCTATAAGTATGGCGTGAAATATGAACGCAGTACGCGCCTTGCAACGCAACTGCTCTGTGATGATCTGCACTTCACAGAAATGACAGAACGGGCTATGAACCGTCTGAAGCGATCGGTGGGCAATCACTTTTTCCCAGCTTGGAATGAGTCCTAA